One Papio anubis isolate 15944 chromosome 18, Panubis1.0, whole genome shotgun sequence genomic window, aaaaaaaaaaagaacagccactgggctgggcacagtggctcacgcctgtaatcccagcactttggaaggctgaggcaggtgaattgcctgagctcaggagttcaagaccaccctgggaaacacggtgaaaccctgtctctactaaaatacaaaaaattagctgggtatggtggcgtgcacctgtaatcccagctacttgggaggttgaggcaggagaattgcttgaaccctggaggtgggggttgcagtgagccaagattgcgccattgcactccagcctggacgacagagtgagactccatccctgGGCTCACTTGCCCAAActcctgacaaaaaaaaaaactgccactTGGGTTTCTGGGCCAAGCCCGCCCACAAGCACACGGAAATAAGCTAAGTTCGGTCTGCCCAGAGCAGAGCCTGTGACTAGGATGAGGGGGCAGGAGTTTGGGCAAgtgagcccaggaagcaggagTGGGGGAGCGAAGCAGGAAACGCCAATACAGTGTGTGTGGCTGAGGTCGCTCCCTGGCCCTCGGAACCACAGGACCCTGGAGAAGCCAAGGAACAGCCCCCAGACGGAGGAGAAAGCCTTGGCCCAAAACACCCACCTCCTTGGTGGAGGTTACCCCAAGGTTCCCCACAAAGAAGCTGGAGAAGGTTCTGAGGCGCATACAGAGAATGAAGTGGCCTAGAAgtgggaggagcaggaggggcaGATCGAGAGAGGTGGGGGATAGGTGAGGGCAGCACACAGGCAGCCATCACTGTGGCCAAAGAGATGTGCACAGTCCCCGAGACTTCTGCTCTTGCTGCCAGACACTGGATGGAAGCAAGGGCAGAGAACACACCCCAGGGTGAACCTCTCTGTGTCTTGGGTGCGCCCAGTTCCCAGGCCCCGCTAACCAGTATGGGAGTGATGCCAGCCAGTAACTGCTTCCCATGCGATTATAGAGTCAAGGCCTGTGGCTTGTGGTCCACACTCAAGGAGCAATCTAAAATTCCTCATGTCCTCCCCCATGAGTACCCCCAACATGCTGGTCACTCATGGGTTCCAGGCCACTGGTCAGTTcttttccatttcagaaaaagaacAATGAAGTACAAGGGTGACAAAGGCATTCTCACACCCTCTTACCGTCACGTTGATCGTCTCGTACAGGCCCTGGGCTCTGGCTGTTCCCCCAAGAAGAGCTTGAGCTATAGAAATAAAGAGGTCGGAGTGGATGTCTGCGCCGTCCCTCCGGAACACAGGGCTTTTCTGCACCTAAGGTCAAACATGACAGATGCATGTGAAGATAAGTCCACTGCAGACTAAACACCAGCTGCGTGCCTGGCCAGGCCCAAGCTCAGGCTTGACAAACTTCACACCCCCTCCATACATAAAGCACAGTGTTGAGGCAAAGAACTGTCGTTCCACCAAGGTGACACCATCGCAGGCCCAGGAATGACATATTCTACATATTTCAACACTGCAATGTTCTACACACTTGCACACCAAAACGGAAGCGCGCCAGGATTTCCTCAGTCTCAGATCAAGTCATTCAATCGTGAAGGGAAATAAAAACGTAAAACtggcttttgaacttttttttttttttttgagacggagtctcgctctgtcgcccaggctggggtgcaatggccggatctcagctcactgcaagctccgcctcccgggtttaggccattctcctgcctcagcctcctgagagaacttttttttttaatcttactttagccaggcatggtggttcacacctgtaatcccagcactttgagaggccaaggtgggtggatcacctgaggtcaggagtttgagacccagcctggccaacatggtgaaaccccgtctctactaaaaatacaaaaattagccaggtgtggtggcaggtgtctgtaatcccagctactcaagaggctgaggcaggagatctgattgaacctgggagatgaagtcTGCATTGAAcagaggtcacaccactgcactctagcctgagcaagagagcaagactctatctcaaaaacaacaacaacaacaacaaaaaacatcttattttattaggaaatataggctggccgcggtggctcacgcttataatcccaacactttgagaggccaaggtgggtggatcacctgaagtcaggaattcgagaccagcctggccaacatggtgaaaccccgtctctactaaaaatacaaaaattagctaggtgtggtggcgcatgcctgtaatcccagctactcaggaggctgaggcatgagaatcgcttgaacctgggaggtggaggttgcagtgaactgagatcacgccacttgcactccagcctgggcaacagagcaagactctgtctccaaaaaaagaaaaaaaaaagggcagagtAAATAATATAACAAGCATGTCATACCCACAACCCAGTGGaggtaacaaaatatcacaggctgggtgccgtggctcacacttgtaatcccagcactttgggaggccaaggtgggtggatcatttgaaccctggggtttgagaccagcctgggcaacatggtgaaaccccatctttactaaaaatacaaaagtcagctgggcctggtggcgtgcacctgtggtcccagctactcaggaggctgaggtgggaagaccacctgagcccagggagtatgaggctgcagtgagccaagatcaccccactgcattccatcctaggcaacaaagcaagaccctacctcaaacaaataaagtaaaataaactaaaacatcATAAATACAGGTGAGTCTTGCCTTCCTCAGCCAACCACGACCCTGACTTTAGCATTTATCATTCCTTTGAGCTTCTATTTACTATGTATCTCCAAGTCCCTAAATAATGCATAATGCCATCTCACATGCTTTAAAACTTCACGTAGATGGTCTCTGAGGCCCTACAGCCAATGGCAAGCTACCTTCCATCCCTGCTGTCTGTACCTGCAACGCCTGGAGCACCCCTTGAGTGCAGCTCTCACTCTTTCCTTCCGACTGCCCTGCAGCAGCCTCTGACCACCACGGCTCACTGAGCCATTCTCTTGTTGGAGGAAGGTGGTGTCTTGCTACCATGGACAGGACTCTCGTGCACCCCTTTGTACCTACTGCCTGCTAGGCTTGCATGGGTTTTTCTCAAGTGTACACATAGGAGGGAAATTGCCAGTAGAAGGCATTTTCATTAATGTTTCCACCATCTCAGAAAACCAAGGTTTGCCCCTGTATACAGTATGTAAAATTATAACTTTCACACTCACTGCCACATCAACAATCTTATCATAAAAACACAagatgttttctgtatttttatgtgaCCTGTATTTCTAATTTGTTAACATCTTGAAGAAGTTGTCTTCTCTCCACACAAGGCACAGAACTTTGAAGGTAACTCTAGGTGGCCACTGTGCCCCTCAGAAACATGAATGGTGAGACATGTTTCTGTGAAGCTTTGACCGCATGGAGCAGCCTCAGCCACATCCACCCGAAGAGAGGAAGGGCCCAACAGAAGCTGTGCAGGACAGAGCACCTACCCTGAACGTGATGAAAATTTCCCTTTTTCCCACAGGCATCCTCACGGTCTGGCCATCCTCGACTCCTACAAGGGATGTTAGAAAGGGAGCAgttaggcagggcgcggtggctcatgcctgcaatcccagcactttgggaggctgaggcgggtagatcgtGACGTCAAGAGgtcaacaccatcctggccaacatggtgaaaccccgtttctactgaaaatacaaaaactagctgggcgtgtcggagtgcgcctgtagtcccaactactcgggaggctgagggaagagaatcgcttgaacccaggaggtggaggttgcagtgagccgagattactccactgcactccagcctggcaacagagcgagacaccatgctaaaaaaaagaaaaaagaaaaaaagaaaaaaaaaaagaaagtgagcagTTATTGTGAGACCGCCCACAGCACTTTCCACCCAAGATCCACTTGTAACCCACAGCTTCTTCCCCACTCCTGTTTCTTATTAACGAGGAACAATGCCATTATGTAAGAGGCACATGGGTAACCTTCCAGAGATGCAACACAAGACACCTGATGACTCAGCACCTGCCTCAGGCCTGGTCTATGTAGCACCTCAGGGAGTTCATGGTCTCACTGGGGTGATAGGTGTTAACCAAACAATAGCACTAATGCACAACTACAAACTCAGAAATGTTCTTCAAAGCAAATGCTCACAACTCTAGAGAAAGGGACATCTAAAGAACAGGGAGGAGGGCTTGAGGCTTGCTAGGGAAGGGATACTCAAGCTGGGATCTCCAAGATGAACAAAGTTAAcccaaaaaagaaagcagaaagtgaGTTTCAGGCAAGGCAACAGTAGACGTGGAGTGGGGGGTGGATCTGTGGGGCTGATGTAGATAGGGTGGCAGTGGGGACAATGATGGCTTCGGTGACtaagacagaggagagaggagcGGAGCCCGGGGGTTGGAAGCTGCTCCCTCACCAGGAAGAAGCAGAGCAGGCACATCAGGTCTCTTCTCCCCAATGTGACGTGCAAAGTGTAGTTTCTAAGGATAACTGGCACAAATAGAAAGATTCAAGGAGATTCTAGttcctcctccagcctggggctcCAGGGCCTCAACCACAACTTCTACCAAGAGCCCACTCACACAGAGTGCGGTGGCCTCAGTCCTTTCCACTCTCTCCAAGCTCCTGGACATGGCGGGCCCAAACACCCACCTGCAGGCACAGGGACCATCACTCGCTTTTTCTGCTTGGCTTGTCCTACTCCCCTGCAGACCACACAGGGCGTTATGATGATGGAGCCGCGGCCACCACATCTCCTACACGTGGAACGCATCACAAAAGGGCCTGTGTTGATGGtttcctgataaaaacaagaaaaatggtaACCTAACTACGCAGGTAAACCGATGGGTGGTTCTGGGACCACAATGTGCATAAGAAAAATGTCTCTTTAAGGCTTGTTTTTTATGTGCATGTGCACTCAAACACACTGCCTAGGAACCCAGGTGCAGGGCCTCAGAGTCTGTTCATCTGATTTTCTAGAACACACAAACTTCTGCACTCCAGATCATCAACTTGACCATACGACACTGAAAATATGCGATACCGCCTCTTACAGAAGTACCTGAAGACTCCTGGGAGCTGAgcagtacatttaaaaaagattattccCCCTTGAattacaaaagcaattgttagaaaaataaggaagaaagtgACAACGGGATGCAatcccccgccccacccccagagcTGCTGTGCTCTGGTTGCTGAGCCTGCGATGCCAGGGAAGGAGGAGCACAGGCTCGTCTCCTCAGGGTCACGGGGAAAGACAGACAGGCTGAGTTCACCAACTCCCTCCACTCCTAGCATAAGTTCTCTGGGAGCAGTGCCACAACCAGCTCTTCTCACGGTCAGTGGCGCAAGCCGTGGGAGGTGGAGTCTTGGGCAGACCCTTACCATGCCGGAGCCACCGCAGTAGTGGCAATGCTGCACCTTGGTGCCAGGCTCATTCCCCTTGCCGTTGCAGCGCTCACAGCTGTCCATGATGTTCACGGTGAACTCCTTGTTGACCCCCTTTGCAGCTTGATTGAATGTCAACTCCATGATGTACTAAAGAAACCAAGGGACAGCCTGTCAACTTTTGTTTGCAACGACCAAAACTGATGCTTGGCTCTAAAGGGAAAGGAGGGCACTGGCCCACATTTTCAGTCACTCTTTCACCACTGTACTTACTTGCACTCTGCCAGGTAAGCATAGGTAGGACTCACTGAACCAATTCTGTCCTAGTCTTTGGGATTTTTAAGAGATAATGTGACTTAAATGAAAACGTACTTTCAATAAACTGAAAATGTTCACAGATAAATACTCATACATGGCACTTAAAAAGAGCCTGAATGATCCACAATCATAACTTAGATCATAAATATATCCCCTCTCTCTTCCACTCTGACAGTGTTTTATACAGACATGAGAGAGGATCAGCAGTGCCTTCCCAGCAGACAGAGCGCTCCTGGAACACTGTACAGATGAGAGACAACACTCGCACCCTCAGCGTGGGCTCTGAAAGCCTTCGGTGCTGCCTGACTCTGCAGCTGTGAAGAATACCATCAGAATGGATGTACTCATTACTACCCATGCGATTTTTCAAAtactgaaattattattttattttttattttttattttattttattttttttgagacggagtctggctctgtcacccaggctggagtgcagtggccgaatctcagctcactgcaagctccgcctcccaggtttataccattctcctgcctcagcctcccgagtagcggggactacaggcgcccgccacctcgcccagctagttttttgtattttttagtagagacggggtttcaccgtgctagccaggatggtctcgatctcctgacctcgtgatccgcccgtctcggcctcccaaagtgctgggattacaggcttgagccaccgcgcctggccactgaaattattttctactaAAATGGCTGCCTCCAGATCACTCCATTTAAGCTGCCTTGcctttctgagaaacagaaactGATAAAACAATTTGTTTGACCCATACTTAGTCTAAAATCTGATTAATTCTTCAAAGCGAGGAACTTACTTCCTGAGGCTGATCAAACACAGTCTGGAAATCTCCAAACGAAGAGGATGAGAACTCCCCGAAGATCTTCCTGAACAGCTCCTCGGGGTCCACAGTGGGGCCTCCCTTCCAGTAGCTATGCTGGGAGCCGCTGGCCCCAGAATCGAAGCCCGCAGAGCCGTAGGCATCGtactgcttcctcttcacctcaTCACTCAAAACCTACAGTGAAAGGCAGAGCCACTGGGCATCCTGGGTCTACCAAGGCCCAGAAATACAGACAAGAGTTCACAGCCAATAAGGCAGCCATAACATTTACTAAGTGGCCCTGTGTGCAAACACATCCTATGAGGTTGGGGTGGGCCTGCGACTTTAGCACCTAGAATAGGGACGAGATGACCAAACTGAATGCTAAGTATAGGGCGTGAAGTGCTTCCAAAAGTCTCACGAACTCTCCCAGGGGTCGTGCGTGCTGGGGAAATGTTTGTGTTGATCGTCGCTCGACCTCACAGGCGCCCTGGACTCTTCACGGATTCACACTTCACCTCTCTCCTCAGGAGACATTACCTTGTAGAGAATTTATGCTTCCTACCCTTACCTGCATCGACAGGTTTTCTGGAAGCCAGAACAACCGGAGTAACAAGTAGAAGTAACACAACGACAacagcagtggtgcaatcctagctcactgcagcctcaacctcccaggttgaagcaatcctcctgcctcagcctcccgagtagctgggtctacaggcacacaccacaatgcctggcaaattttttaatttttggagagacagggtcttgctatgttgcccaggctgctttaaactcctggtctcaagcaatcctcccacttcgacctcccaaaatgctgggattacaggcatgagtcactgggcCTGGCTCACAAAACTGTTAATAAGGACTAACTACCTCAAAAAGGGGGATTAGGGAGGggcaaaaaaaaagtagtattcactttgtttcttttttttttctttgagacagagtcttgctctgtcactaggctggagtgcagcagcgcaatcttggctcactgcaacctctgcctcctgggttcaagtgatgctcctgcctcagcctcccaagtagctgggactaaaggcacacgccaccacgtccagctaatttttttgtatttttagtagagacagggtttcaccatgtttgccaggatagtctcgatctcttagcctcatgattcgcccgcctcagcctcccaaactgctgggattacaggcatgagccaccatgcctggccctcactttgtatctttttttctgtgtttgtcttacttttttcctttaattaaaaagACACTGCCCtaggctgagtatggtggctcacacctgtaatcccaggactttgggaggccaaggcaggtggactgcttgagttcatgagttcaagaccagcctgggcaacatggtgaaacccatcacacaaaaaaatacaaaaacattagccaagaatggtggtgcatgcctacagctccagctacttgggagactgaggtgggaaaattgcttgagcacagaggttgaggttgaggctgcaatgagccgtgactgcaccactgcactccagcctgggcaacaaagtgagaccctgtctcaaaaaaaaaaaaaggcacggTCCTTAAGGCCAAACAGAATAGACTATACGTACTCCAAAGGAAAAGACACTTCCACCGAGAATGGAGGGGGACTAAGAAAACAGGTGGAGGACAGCTTGGTGCCTAGGGTAATTTTTAGGGCACCCAGTTAAGATGCAAAGGAAGAAGGTTGGCAGAGGAAGAGACAGGTAGGAGTCCATGACTTCCTGGTGGCTTTTATCTCCTGGTTCCAGCCCTTCCCGAGGAATTGCTGCTGTTAGGTTCTGAGGCTCGGTCCTTTTAATAACATCCCCCTTGGAGACGGAAGTCAGCAAAATGGTGGATTAGGACTCTCCAAAACTCATCCCCCGGCAGAAACATCAAATCAACTATCCATGTGGAAAAATACATTCACAAGAATAACATCCCCCCTACCCCATTAAAAACTGaatctgctgggtgcagtggggaacctgtagtcccagctattcaggaagttgaggttgaggcaggaagactgcttgagccagagtttgaggctgcagggagccgtgatctcgccactacactccagcctaggcaacagagtgagacctcaactcttttatttatttatttttttgattgggagtctcgctctgttgcccaagctggagtgcaatggtgtaatctttgGCTCACcgatgcctcctgggttcaagcaattctccagcctcagtctcccgaatagctgggattacaggcgcccaccaccacacttggctaatttttgtatttttagtacagacggggtttcaccatattggccaagctggtctcttggccaggctggtctcgaactcctgaccttgtgatctgcctgccttggcctcccaaagtgctgggattatagggattatagacgtgagccaccgagcctggctgaGACTTcaactcttaaaaataaacaaacaggccgggagcggtggctcacgcctgtaatcccagcactttgggaggctgaggcgggcggatcacgaggtcaggagatcaagaccatcctggctatcacggtgaaaccctgtctctaataaaaatacaaaaaaaaattagccaggcgtggtggtgggcacctgtagtcccagctactcaggaggctgaggcaggagaatggcatgaacctggaggcggagcttgcagtgagcggagatcgcgccactgcactccagccctggcgacagagcgagactctgtctcaaaaataaataaataaataaaatgaaaataaaaataaataaataaatttaatcttATCTTCCATAGAAGTAGGTTCCAAGACTCTTCAGTTATGTTATCAATTAGTTTGAGCTacttaataaaaacatattattttaaaattaccctAGTAAATAAACTTTTCATTAGATCTAGTTGACAGACATTTACTCAAAAAAGATTTACTGAATTGAGGCTCTTCTTGTACGTGGCTGTCCCCTCCTGTACATATACAAGCTCCTATATATCCTGAACCCCATTAGATAGCcaaagttggccaggtgtggtgccttgcacgtagaatcccagcactttgagaggcccaggcaggaggatctcttgagcccaggggttcgagaccaggatgagcaacacagaaggaccctgtctcttaaccaaaaaaaaaagatggtcaaAACATCTGGGGAACAGGTCTACTTTCAGAAAACCATGGAAGTGGTCAATAGCTGTTTTCAGAGATTTGTCCTCTGATTACATTGTAAAT contains:
- the DNAJA3 gene encoding dnaJ homolog subfamily A member 3, mitochondrial isoform X2, which produces MAARCSTRWLLVAVGTPRLPVALGRGAWPPREGVVGAWLSRKLSVPAFASSLTSRGPRALLTLRPGVSLTGTKHYPFICTASFHTNAPLAKEDYYQILGVPRNASQKEIKKAYYQLAKKYHPDTNQDDPKAKEKFSQLAEAYEVLSDEVKRKQYDAYGSAGFDSGASGSQHSYWKGGPTVDPEELFRKIFGEFSSSSFGDFQTVFDQPQEYIMELTFNQAAKGVNKEFTVNIMDSCERCNGKGNEPGTKVQHCHYCGGSGMETINTGPFVMRSTCRRCGGRGSIIITPCVVCRGVGQAKQKKRVMVPVPAGVEDGQTVRMPVGKREIFITFRVQKSPVFRRDGADIHSDLFISIAQALLGGTARAQGLYETINVTIPPGTQTDQKIRMGGKGIPRINSYGYGDHYIHIKIRVPKRLTSRQQNLILSYAEDETDVEGTVNGVTLTSSGKRSTGN